The nucleotide window ATACAGATGCGGACGCTGGTCGATGAGGTGACGGCGCGGGAGTTCGGCCCCAATGCCACGAGCAACCAGCGAACCACCGTCTACACGACGTTCTATCAACAACACGTTTCCGTGCTGGAGGATGCAAACGTTCTCTCCGCGCCCGACGGGCCGAGTCGGATGCTCCATCCCGAGGAGAACGCAGAACCCCT belongs to Haladaptatus cibarius D43 and includes:
- a CDS encoding DUF7344 domain-containing protein; the protein is MLSRLLGSSPVSKPIALSADELFNLCRVERRRHAIFIMSEMETPIQMRTLVDEVTAREFGPNATSNQRTTVYTTFYQQHVSVLEDANVLSAPDGPSRMLHPEENAEPLAELLSFVEDVSE